The genomic stretch ACCGTGGTGCTTCGACTGGAGGAGCCACTGCGCCAGCGCGCTGCCGCAGAGGGCGACGACGATGAGCAGCAGCGAGAGGGGCTGTTTCCTCCCGGTGCTGACGAGGAAGGTCGACAGGACGACGGCCATGAGCCCCAACCCCGCGCCGACGATGGCGCGCGAGGCCCCCGTCTGTCGCGCCAGCTTCCAGCAGGCGACATGGGCCGCCAGGTAGCAGACGAGGAAGGTGGCGCTGGCGACGTTGGCGATGGCGCCCAGGCTCAGCGTGTCGACCATGACGAGGATGGCCACGACGCCCCAGACGAAGCCCCGGGTGCCCTGGTGCCCGAGCTTCGTGGAGAAGGCCGGGGGGAGTTGCTGGACGCGCGCGAGCGCCCGGGAGACGTTGAGCGCGGCGAACAGCGTGGCGTTGATGGCGGACGCGGTGGCGAGCAGCGCGCCGAGCGCGACGGCGGTGAAACCCGCGCTGCCCAGCACGGGGCGCGCGGCCTGGGCCACGGCGGTGTCGGCGTCACGCGCGAGCTGCTCGGGCGGCACCAGGGCGAGGACGGTGACGGACAGGCCCACGTACAGCAGGGTCACCACGCCGATGGCGAGGTAGATGGCGCGCGGAATCGTCTTCTTCGGGTCGGCCACGTCCGCGCCCGCGTTGGCCATCATCCCGAAGCCCGAGTACGCGAAGAAGCACAGGCCCACGCTCGACACGAGGGTGGCGAGGCCCATGTGCGCGTCCCTGCTCGTGTCGCGCGTGCCCTCGGTGGACATGGCCCAGAGCCCCGCGGCCAGCAGCGCCGCGAGGATGACGAGCTTGATGGCCACCAGGATGACCTCCGCCCGCCCCACCGCGCCCGAGCCGGCGATGTTGAGCGCGGCCAGGAGGATGACGACGAGTGAGCCGAAGACCGCGAACCCCGCGTGGCCCCCCGAGGGGATGAAGAGCCGGGTGGCGTAGGCGCCGAACGTCTTGGCCACCATGGCGACGCTGATGACGAGCGTGACGAGGTAGATGAGCGAGAGCGTTCCGGAGACCATGCCGCGCCCGAAGGCCTGCTCGAAGAAGAGGGTGATGCCGCCCGAGCTCGGGTAGCGCGCGCTGAGCTTCGCGTACGAGTAGCCGGAGAGCGCGGCGACGACGCCCGCGAGCGCGAAGGCGAGCCACGTGTCGGGGCCCACGAGCAGCGCGGCCTG from Myxococcus stipitatus encodes the following:
- a CDS encoding APC family permease, with the translated sequence MSLWSVAALGIGSMVGAGIFALLGQAALLVGPDTWLAFALAGVVAALSGYSYAKLSARYPSSGGITLFFEQAFGRGMVSGTLSLIYLVTLVISVAMVAKTFGAYATRLFIPSGGHAGFAVFGSLVVILLAALNIAGSGAVGRAEVILVAIKLVILAALLAAGLWAMSTEGTRDTSRDAHMGLATLVSSVGLCFFAYSGFGMMANAGADVADPKKTIPRAIYLAIGVVTLLYVGLSVTVLALVPPEQLARDADTAVAQAARPVLGSAGFTAVALGALLATASAINATLFAALNVSRALARVQQLPPAFSTKLGHQGTRGFVWGVVAILVMVDTLSLGAIANVASATFLVCYLAAHVACWKLARQTGASRAIVGAGLGLMAVVLSTFLVSTGRKQPLSLLLIVVALCGSALAQWLLQSKHHGGLPHSPTR